The genomic segment GGCCACATCGTGATCGCCGCCGCCTGGCCCAAGGAGGCCGGCAGGACCGACCAGCGGGACAAGGAGATCCACCGGCTCGGTGAGTACATCGGCGGAATCGTCCTGGGCATCGGCGTCGTGGTGCCGCTCGGCCTGGCGATGGCGGAGGTCGACTACTTCTGGATCGCCAACGCGATCTACCTGGCGTTCGTGCTGTCCGCGCTCTGCGGAACCACGGTGAAGCTCGTCACCTACCGCCGGGGGTTCTAACCGTGGGAAAGCCGACCAAGGTCACCAACGACATCCGGCGCCTGCGGTTCGTGAACGCAGAGATGACCCAGGCGGACCTGGCGGACCGCATCGGTGTCACCCGGCAGACCGTCATCGCGATCGAGCAGGGCCGCTACTCGCCCTCCCTCGAAATGGCGTTCCAGATCGCACGGGCCTTCAGGGTGCCGCTCGGCGAGGTGTTCCAGTACCCGGACGACGCACCGGACGACGAAGGAGAGAGACCATGAAGGCGGTCGTTCAGGACACCTATGGATCGGCCGATGTCCTGGAGGTCAGGGACATCGACCCGCCCGTCGTCGGTGACGAGGAGGTGCGGCTGCGCGTGCACGCCGCGAGTGCCGGCATCGGGGACTGGCATGTCATGACCGGCAGGCCGTACCTGATCCGGCTCTTCGGCTTCGGACTGCGCAGGCCCAGGGCCCGCGTCCGCGGCATCGACGTGGCGGGGACCGTCGAGGAGGTCGGCGGGAACGTGACCCGGTTCCGGCCGGGCGACGAGGTCTTCGGCACCTGCGACGGTTCCTTCGCCGAGTACGCGTGCGCCCGGCAGGACCGCATCACGCCCAGACCGGCGAACCTCAGCGCGCAACAGGCTGCGGCCGTACCCGGCTCCGGCGTCGCCGCCCTGCAGGCCCTTCGCGACCAGGGGCAGGTCCAGGCCGGCCAGAAGGTCCTGGTCATCGGCGCCGGAGGGGGCGTGGGAACGTTCGCGGTACAGCTGGCGAAGGCGTTCGGGGCGCAGGTCACGGGTGTGTGCGGCACGTCCAAGGCCGACCTGGTCCGCGCCCTCGGAGCGGACGACGTCATCGACTACACACAGGACGACTGCACGGACGGCACCCGGCACTACGACCTCATCCTCGACACCGCCGGCAACCGTCCACTGTCGCTGCTCCGGCGCGCCCTCACCCCCGAGGGGACGCTCGTCATCGTCGGGGCCGAGGGCGGCGGGCGATGGCTGCAGGGCTCGGACCGCCAGCTCCGGGCGATGCTGCTGTCCCCGTTCCTGCGCCATAAACTGCGCGGCCTCATGTCCGTACAGCGCGAGAAGGACCTGCGGTACCTGGCGGAGCTCATCGAGGCCGGCGAACTCACCCCGGTCGTCGGCAGGACGTACCCGCTGAGCGGGGTCCCCGACGCCATGCGCTACCTGGCGGAGGGACACGCGCGCGGCAAGGTCGTCATCACCCTCTGAACCCTCTCAGCCGCGATCTCAAGTCCCAGGACACACAAGGGCGTTCGGTCGTCCCGGACAGCACGGCCACCGCCCCGATCACGGCATGACGCAGGTCACATCAGGCCAAGAGGTTTGATACCGGCGAACCCGGGCAGCCGAGTGTTCAGAGGCCCCCCTTACCTCGCAGTCCCGGCCCGGCCAGCTCTCCCCCCCTGCTGACCGGGCCGAGCTGTGTCCGCAGCCCGCCCGGCCAGGGCCCGCGCGGCTCGTCAGGGCACCCGCTGGCCCTTGCCCAGGGCCACTATTCCGCCGGCGGAGACGGTGAAGTGCCGGGCGTCGTGTTCGGGGTTCACGCCGATGGTGGCTCCGGCGGGGACGACGACGTTCTTGTCGAGGATCGCGCGGCGGACGACGGCGCCGCGGCCGACCCGGACGCCCTCCAGCAGGACGGACTCCTGCACGACGGCGCCCTGCTCCACGATCACGCCCGGGGCCAGTACGGATCCGGTGACCTGGCCGCTGATGATGCAGCCCGTGCTGACCATCGACTCGCCGGCGATCCCGCCGGCGACGAACTTCGCCGGTGGCCGCTGGGCCTGGTTGGTGAAGATGGGCCACTGCCGGTTGTAGAGGTTGAAGACCGGTTGGATCGATATGAGGTCCATATGGGCTTCGTAGTAGGCGTCGAGTGTTCCCACGTCACGCCAGTAACCGTGGTCCCGGTCCGTCTCACCCGGCACTTCGTTGTCGTCGAAGTCGTAGACCTGCGCCTGGCCGCGCTCGGTGAGCAGCGGGAGGATGCTGCCGCCCATGTCGTGCACGGAGTTCTCGTCCTCGGCGTCGTGCTGGAGCGCGTCGATGAGGACCTTCGTGGAGAAGATGTAGTTGCCCATCGAGGCGAAGACCCGGTCCGGGTCGTCCGCGAGGCCGGGCGGGTCGGCGGGCTTCTCCAGGAAGCCGTCGATGCGTGAACTGCGGTCCGCCGTGGTGATGATGCCGAACGCGGACGCCTGCTCACGCGGCACGCGTATGCCGGCGACCGTCACGCCCGCGCCGGCGTCGATGTGCCGGTCGAGCATCTGCCGCGGGTCCATGCGGTAGACGTGGTCGGCGCCGAAGACCACGATGTAGTCGGGCTGCTCGTCGTGCACGAGGTTGAGCGACTGGTAGATGGCGTCGGCGCTGCCGAGGTACCAGCGGGGGCCGAGGCGCTGCTGCGCCGGGACGGGTGTGACGTAGTCGCCCAGCAGGCCGGTCATCCGCCAGGTGGTCGACACATGCCGGTCCAGGGAGTGCGATTTGTACTGCGTGAGCACGCAGATGCGGTGGATCCCGCCGTTCACCAGGTTCGACAGGACGAAGTCCACCAGCCGGTAGACCCCGCCGAATGGCACCGCGGGCTTGGCCCGGTCCGCGGTCAGCGGCATCAGCCGCTTGCCTTCGCCCCCTGCGAGGACGATGCCCAGCACGTTCGGTCGTCCGCTCACCCTGACCCCCTTCGTCTCCGGCTGCCCGCTGGCAGCCGGTCACTCCAGTACCGACTCGTAGACCTCCACGGTCCTGCGTGCCACCGCGTCCCAGCCGAATTCCGTCACGGCCCGCCGCCGCCCCGCCTCCCCCATCGCCCGCGCCCGGGCGCCGTCGCCGACGACCTCGTTGACGGCGGCCGCCAGCGCGGCCTGGAAGCCGCGCGGATCGGCCTCCTCGTACGGCACCAGCAGCCCCGTACGGCCGTGCTCGACCACCTCCGGGATGCCGCCGACGGCAGAGGCGACCACCGCCGTACCGCAGGCCATGGCCTCCAGATTGACGATGCCGAGCGGTTCGTAGACCGACGGGCAGACGAACACCGCCGCGTGGGTGAGGAGTTGGACGACGTCGGGGCGGGGCAGCATCTGCGGGATCCACAGCACGCCGTCGCGCCGCTCCCGCAGCTCGGTGACCAGGGAGCGGAACTCCGCGTCCAGCTCCGGGGTGTCGGGCGATCCCGCGCACAGCACGAGCTGGGTACCGGGGGCGAACGCACGCGCCGCGCGCACCAGGTGCGGTACGCCCTTCTGCCGGGTGATCCGGCCGACGAAGAGGACGAACGGCCGGGCCGGGTCGATACCGAGGCGCTCCAGGACGTCGACCCGCGGGTCGGGCCGGTACAGGGCGGTGTCGATGCCGTTGTGCACCACGTGGACCCGGTCGGGATCCACCCGCGGGTAGCAGGCGAGCACGTCGGCGCGCATGCCGTGGGACACCGCGATCACCGCGTCCGCCGCCTCTGCGGCGGTGCGCTCGGCCCAGCTGGAGACCGCGTAGCCGCCGCCCAGTTGCTCCGCCTTCCAGGGGCGCAGCGGCTCCAGGGAGTGGGCGGTCATCACATGCGGGATGCCGTGGAGCAGTTTGGCGAGATGGCCCGCCATGTTGGCGTACCAGGTGTGCGAGTGGGCGAGGTCGATGTCCGTCACGGCGGCCGCGATGGACAGGTCCACCGACAGCGTCCGGAGCGCGTTGTTGGCCCCGTCCAGTCCGGCGGCCGCCCGGTGCCGTACGAGGCCCGAGGCCTTGTCCGCGACGTCGTCCGGGCCGTCGTCACCGGAGCCGGGGTCGTCGACGCTCCAGCTGTGCACGGTGAGATCGACGAGACCGCGCAGTTCCCGTGCGAGGAACTCGGCGTGCACCCCGGCTCCGCCGTACACGTCCGGCGGATACTCGCGCGTTAACAGCCCGACCTTCACCGTGTCCCACCTCTCCGCTGATCACCCGGTGTCCTGGGCGTTGCCGTCCGGGGCCCGCTCCGCTCCGGCATCAGCGGGGCCGGCCCGGGATGCGGCGATCGGTGCAGGCCTCGTAGCCCTCTTCTGTACCGGATCGTCAGGCGGCAAACGTCACGGGGTCCGCCGACAGGCGGCCGCGGGCGGCTTGTCCCGCGACACGGCAATGGTCCGGTGGCCGGTGGAGTGCGCCCTCTCGCGCCGGGCACGGAGAATGGGAACAATGCCGAACGACGCGGAACGCCTCCCACCACGGGCACGGGCCCACAGTGGCGGGGCGGACCCGCACCCGGAGGAGAGAGCCAGATGCCGCACGAGCGCGCCGGACAGCCCGCACAGCCCGCCGACCTGGTCGACGTGGCCCGGCTGGTGACCGCGTACTACACGCTCCGACCCGACCCGGGCGAGGTGGGCCAGCGGGTCGCGTTCGGGACCTCGGGCCACCGCGGTTCGTCGCTGGCGGTCGCGTTCAACGAGGACCACATCGCGGCCACCAGCCAGGCGATCAGCGAGTACCGGTCGGGACAGGGGACCGACGGTCCGCTCTTCCTGGGGGCGGACACGCACGCGCTGTCCGAGCCTGCGCGGGCCACCGCGCTGGAGGTGTTCGCCGCCAACGACGTCACGGTGCTGATCGACAGCGCGGACGGCTACACGCCCACCCCGGCGGTCTCGCACGCCATCCTGGTGCACAACCGCGGTCGCACCTCGGGGTTGGCGGACGGCGTGGTCGTCACGCCCTCGCACAATCCGCCGGCCGACGGCGGCTTCAAGTACAACCCGCCGAACGGCGGTCCCGCCGGTTCCGAGGCCACGTCCTGGATCCAGGACCGGGCGAACGAACTGATCGCGGGCGGCCTCAAGGACGTCCGACGGATCCCCTACGCCCGCGCGCTCGCCGCCGGCACCACGGGCCGCTACGACTTCCTCACGCACTACACCGACGACCTGCCCGCCGTGGTGGACCTGGAGGCCGTCCGGGCGGCCGGCGTGCGGATCGGCGCGGACCCGCTGGGCGGCGCGTCGGTCGCGTACTGGGGCCGGATCGCGGAGCGCCACGGGCTGGATCTGACGGTCGTCAATCCGGACTCCGACCCGACATGGCGCTTCATGACGCTGGACTGGGACGGCAAGATCCGGATGGACTGCTCGTCACCGCACGCCATGGCCTCGCTCATCCGGCGGCGCGACGACTTCCAGGTGTCCACCGGCAATGACGCGGACGCCGACCGGCACGGCATCGTGACCCCGGACGCCGGCCTGATGAACCCCAACCACTACCTCGCCGTCGCCATCTCCTACCTGTACGAGCACCGCGGGCAGTGGCCGTCGGACGCCGGTATCGGCAAGACCCTGGTCTCCTCGTCGATGATCGACAAGGTGGCGGCGGGCCTCGGCCGGAAGCTGGTGGAGGTACCGGTCGGCTTCAAGTGGTTCGTGGACGGGCTGCTGGACGGCTCGTTGGGCTTCGGCGGCGAGGAGTCCGCCGGCGCGTCCTTCCTGCGCCGCGACGGATCGGTGTGGACCACCGACAAGGACGGCATCCTGCTCGCGCTGCTCGCGGCGGAGATCATCGCCGTCACCGGCCGCAGCCCGTCGCGGCACTACGCCGACCTCACCGCGCGCTTCGGCGAGC from the Streptomyces sp. RKAG293 genome contains:
- a CDS encoding helix-turn-helix transcriptional regulator; amino-acid sequence: MGKPTKVTNDIRRLRFVNAEMTQADLADRIGVTRQTVIAIEQGRYSPSLEMAFQIARAFRVPLGEVFQYPDDAPDDEGERP
- a CDS encoding NAD(P)-dependent alcohol dehydrogenase; translated protein: MKAVVQDTYGSADVLEVRDIDPPVVGDEEVRLRVHAASAGIGDWHVMTGRPYLIRLFGFGLRRPRARVRGIDVAGTVEEVGGNVTRFRPGDEVFGTCDGSFAEYACARQDRITPRPANLSAQQAAAVPGSGVAALQALRDQGQVQAGQKVLVIGAGGGVGTFAVQLAKAFGAQVTGVCGTSKADLVRALGADDVIDYTQDDCTDGTRHYDLILDTAGNRPLSLLRRALTPEGTLVIVGAEGGGRWLQGSDRQLRAMLLSPFLRHKLRGLMSVQREKDLRYLAELIEAGELTPVVGRTYPLSGVPDAMRYLAEGHARGKVVITL
- the glgC gene encoding glucose-1-phosphate adenylyltransferase, giving the protein MSGRPNVLGIVLAGGEGKRLMPLTADRAKPAVPFGGVYRLVDFVLSNLVNGGIHRICVLTQYKSHSLDRHVSTTWRMTGLLGDYVTPVPAQQRLGPRWYLGSADAIYQSLNLVHDEQPDYIVVFGADHVYRMDPRQMLDRHIDAGAGVTVAGIRVPREQASAFGIITTADRSSRIDGFLEKPADPPGLADDPDRVFASMGNYIFSTKVLIDALQHDAEDENSVHDMGGSILPLLTERGQAQVYDFDDNEVPGETDRDHGYWRDVGTLDAYYEAHMDLISIQPVFNLYNRQWPIFTNQAQRPPAKFVAGGIAGESMVSTGCIISGQVTGSVLAPGVIVEQGAVVQESVLLEGVRVGRGAVVRRAILDKNVVVPAGATIGVNPEHDARHFTVSAGGIVALGKGQRVP
- the glgA gene encoding glycogen synthase, with the translated sequence MKVGLLTREYPPDVYGGAGVHAEFLARELRGLVDLTVHSWSVDDPGSGDDGPDDVADKASGLVRHRAAAGLDGANNALRTLSVDLSIAAAVTDIDLAHSHTWYANMAGHLAKLLHGIPHVMTAHSLEPLRPWKAEQLGGGYAVSSWAERTAAEAADAVIAVSHGMRADVLACYPRVDPDRVHVVHNGIDTALYRPDPRVDVLERLGIDPARPFVLFVGRITRQKGVPHLVRAARAFAPGTQLVLCAGSPDTPELDAEFRSLVTELRERRDGVLWIPQMLPRPDVVQLLTHAAVFVCPSVYEPLGIVNLEAMACGTAVVASAVGGIPEVVEHGRTGLLVPYEEADPRGFQAALAAAVNEVVGDGARARAMGEAGRRRAVTEFGWDAVARRTVEVYESVLE
- the pgm gene encoding phosphoglucomutase (alpha-D-glucose-1,6-bisphosphate-dependent), encoding MPHERAGQPAQPADLVDVARLVTAYYTLRPDPGEVGQRVAFGTSGHRGSSLAVAFNEDHIAATSQAISEYRSGQGTDGPLFLGADTHALSEPARATALEVFAANDVTVLIDSADGYTPTPAVSHAILVHNRGRTSGLADGVVVTPSHNPPADGGFKYNPPNGGPAGSEATSWIQDRANELIAGGLKDVRRIPYARALAAGTTGRYDFLTHYTDDLPAVVDLEAVRAAGVRIGADPLGGASVAYWGRIAERHGLDLTVVNPDSDPTWRFMTLDWDGKIRMDCSSPHAMASLIRRRDDFQVSTGNDADADRHGIVTPDAGLMNPNHYLAVAISYLYEHRGQWPSDAGIGKTLVSSSMIDKVAAGLGRKLVEVPVGFKWFVDGLLDGSLGFGGEESAGASFLRRDGSVWTTDKDGILLALLAAEIIAVTGRSPSRHYADLTARFGEPAYARIDAPATREQKAVLASLSPEQVPAGELAGEPVTSVLTAAPGNGASLGGLKVSSDNAWFAARPSGTEDVYKIYAESFHGPEHLAKVQEEAKAIVSKALDDASGKA